The Macrobrachium nipponense isolate FS-2020 chromosome 13, ASM1510439v2, whole genome shotgun sequence genome has a window encoding:
- the LOC135225592 gene encoding uncharacterized protein LOC135225592 isoform X1, whose amino-acid sequence MASPKGLPGPGFPKGFNKDDFIFSKLFKCVNLIGQNVMCDVVRAMYSHTSIKSDGGTKTLYQYLQDIGWSKRTIKDKITKLHKELLDKDLNEVDFDISFAFVIITEVCKDLANQLSDAAKKAVEDLKKMRNKICHKYGIACDELIPMTDNLKQLLKDIYEGVGVVVDKDFSDNTKCMEDNIQSIVSAEFYQMDLDTYLEDVKKFREDLKFHMIHEGNEEFQSSYSRLRILNPCIWMTEEEVEKTPLSKYEVDTIFTPLKIESTRRNIEIADIFTVKKRIRGADQEPSALLMYGLAGCGKTSLCHYVIHGWCKKDENIVGLDHFDLIIFVEVRRARSKSLIEFLKEECMAKTCQKFDSGDIIPTLKDLDILVVVDGFDEAKKGKSLDLVKDIFCKFCDQRILLTTRPEYKEDAFYIAKTFDVSYLPIQICGFDEQGLKIFSEKVFGAVERDERRRQKELRDFLHYMETTGKVLDEHLKLPLTLSLLIYLWREDSSIVFRITSATMLYLEIFRLCQKRLSNRLEKKGRRDLEEELDKIFFCLGHQAWSLLLEGDLLCLTKMEFKHVKEECQKRSVDVLDFLSTYLYCETEENEDMSEKVFAFLHKTQMEYLAGAYLANSLTFASYRKLSFANINAEVEGKSEWQSLLEVIKYLTGSLAITDNLTAGRISEIFGILEKPSSILYGDFNFWWSFYLETLKNKIAGNEIIDRLPHLDWTLKEKQVISGLKFYHVLNVNLNSLVIDIPIDVDPYDIKELLPILRDIRRKKLGQRRANMPIVPVLTELHFWNHDNYSKSKLSDEFIMTLNPWGHLTNFTGSLGEREVLSYCFKLKVIRVRLNTIDAVRAFKQSLSRIYKSVNTLRMTLGIPFSCQPSDLCDLQFKDTFELTLKGTKDEHKDWIVGVVKQINGRNGCLKLSLLNSEVTYETITYLLEKLRNDIHEKITLDTINKPPEKQVEVLKKLSIKVNTEINWLTS is encoded by the exons ATGGCCTCGCCTAAGGGATTACCAGGACCTGGTTTTCCAAAAGGATTCAACAAAGATGACTTTATCTTCAGCAAATTATTCAAGTGTGTGAACTTGATTGGACAAAATGTCATGTGTGATGTAGTAAGAGCAATGTATTCACACACATCAATTAAATCTGATGGAGGCACTAAGACTTTGTACCAGTACCTGCAAGACATAGGTTGGAGTAAAAGGactataaaagataaaatcacaaaATTGCATAAAGAACTCTTAGATAAAGACCTAAATGAGGTAGATTTTGATATATCTTTTGCATTTGTCATCATAACAGAAGTATGTAAAGATCTTGCCAATCAGTTGAGTGACGCTGCTAAAAAGGCTGTCGAAGatttgaaaaaaatgagaaataagatTTGCCATAAATATGGTATTGCTTGTGATGAACTTATTCCCATGACTGACAACCTTAAACAacttcttaaagatatatatgaggGCGTAGGTGTTGTTGTTGACAAGGACTTCTCAGATAATACAAAATGTATGGAAGATAACATACAGAGTATTGTTTCTGCTGAATTTTACCAGATGGATTTAGACACTTACCTAGAGGATGTGAAGAAATTTAGAGAAGATTTAAAGTTCCACATGATACACGAAGGAAACGAAGAGTTTCAGTCTTCATACAGCAGATTGCGGATTCTGAATCCATGCATTTGGATGACTGAGGAAGAGGTAGAAAAGACTCCTTTAAGTAAGTATGAAGTGGACACAATCTTTACTCCTTTGAAAATAGAGTCCACCAGAAGAAACATTGAAATAGCAGACATTTTCACTGTTAAAAAAAGAATCAGAGGCGCTGATCAGGAACCATCTGCTCTTTTGATGTATGGATTGGCTGGATGTGGCAAGACTTCTCTATGCCATTATGTAATCCATGGATGGTgcaaaaaggatgaaaatatagTTGGTCTTGATCATTTTGATTTAATCATCTTTGTTGAAGTTCGCAGAGCTCGATCAAAATCACTGATTGAGTTTCTGAAAGAAGAATGTATGGCGAAAACCTGTCAGAAATTTGATTCTGGTGACATAATACCAACTTTGAAGGACCTTGATATTCTTGTGGTCGTAGATGGTTTTGATGAAGCCAAGAAAGGCAAATCTCTAgatcttgtaaaagatattttttgtaaattttgtgaTCAGCGTATCCTTCTAACAACTCGTCCTGAATACAAGGAAGATGCATTTTACATTGCTAAGACTTTTGATGTTTCCTATCTCCCAATCCAGATATGTGGCTTTGATGAGCAGGGTTTAAAAATTTTTTCGGAGAAGGTATTTGGGGCagtggagagagatgagagacgccGCCAGAAAGAACTTCGCGATTTCCTGCATTACATGGAAACTACTGGAAAAGTTTTGGATGAGCACTTGAAGCTTCCTTTAACCCTATCTCTTCTCATATATCTTTGGAGGGAGGATTCCTCAATTGTTTTCAGAATTACTTCAGCTACCATGCTGTATCTCGAAATCTTCAGGCTTTGTCAAAAAAGATTAAGTAATCGGTTAGAGAAAAAGGGCAGAAGAGATCTTGAGGAGGAACTTGATAAGATATTTTTCTGTTTAGGACACCAAGCTTGGTCGCTGCTTCTCGAAGGAGATCTCTTGTGTTTGACAAAGATGGAATTCAAACATGTGAAGGAAGAATGCCAGAAGAGATCAGTTGATGTATTGGACTTTTTATCCACCTATTTGTACTGTGAAACAGAGGAGAATGAGGACATGTCGGAAAAAGTTTTTGCTTTTCTGCATAAAACACAAATGGAATACCTAGCTGGAGCATATTTAGCTAATAGCTTAACTTTTGCCAGCTATAGAAAGCTTTCTTTTGCAAATATTAATGCTGAAGTGGAAGGAAAAAGTGAATGGCAAAGTTTGCTTGAAGTTATCAAGTACTTGACAGGAAGTTTGGCAATTACAGATAATTTGACAGCAGGGAGAATATCAGAAATATTTGGGATACTGGAGAAACCTAGTAGTATTCTGTATGGAGATTTCAACTTTTGGTGGAGTTTTTACTTGGAAACCCTGAAAAATAAGATTGCTGGGAATGAAATTATTGACCGGTTACCTCATTTAGATTGGACTTTGAAAGAGAAACAAGTTATTTCTGGGCTCAAGTTTTACCATGTTCTCAATGTGAATCTGAATTCTCTGGTCATTGACATCCCAATTGATGTTGATCCTTATGATATCAAAGAGTTATTACCTATTCTGAGAGATATAAGAAGAAAGAAGTTAGGACAAAGAAGGGCAAATATGCCAATAGTCCCAGTATTGACTGAATTACACTTTTGGAATCATGACAACTACTCTAAAAGCAAACTGTCAGATGAATTCATTATGACTTTGAACCCCTGGGGTCACCTCACCAATTTCACTGGCAGTTTAGGGGAGCGAGAGGTGTTGAGTTACTGCTTTAAGCTGAAGGTTATTCGCGTTAGGCTGAACACTATTGATGCTGTCAGAGCCTTCAAACAAAGTTTGAGCAGGATTTACAAAAGTGTCAATACGCTTCGTATGACCCTTGGCATTCCTTTCAGCTGCCAACCATCAGATTTGTGCGATTTGCAATTTAAGGACACATTCGAGTTAACGCTGAAGGGAACGAAAGATGAACATAAGGACTGGATAGTAGGAGTGGTGAAGCAAATTAATGGAag aaatggCTGCTTGAAATTGTCCCTGTTGAACTCGGAAGTAACCTATGAGACCATTACCTATCTTCTGGAGAAACTTAGGAATGATATACATGAGAAGATTACACTGGACACAATTAATAAGCCACCTGAAAAGCAAGTGGAAGTGTTGAAAAAATTGTCGATAAAGGTTAACACAGAAATTAATTGGCTTACATCCTAA
- the LOC135225592 gene encoding uncharacterized protein LOC135225592 isoform X2, with translation MASPKGLPGPGFPKGFNKDDFIFSKLFKCVNLIGQNVMCDVVRAMYSHTSIKSDGGTKTLYQYLQDIGWSKRTIKDKITKLHKELLDKDLNEVDFDISFAFVIITEVCKDLANQLSDAAKKAVEDLKKMRNKICHKYGIACDELIPMTDNLKQLLKDIYEGVGVVVDKDFSDNTKCMEDNIQSIVSAEFYQMDLDTYLEDVKKFREDLKFHMIHEGNEEFQSSYSRLRILNPCIWMTEEEVEKTPLSKYEVDTIFTPLKIESTRRNIEIADIFTVKKRIRGADQEPSALLMYGLAGCGKTSLCHYVIHGWCKKDENIVGLDHFDLIIFVEVRRARSKSLIEFLKEECMAKTCQKFDSGDIIPTLKDLDILVVVDGFDEAKKGKSLDLVKDIFCKFCDQRILLTTRPEYKEDAFYIAKTFDVSYLPIQICGFDEQGLKIFSEKVFGAVERDERRRQKELRDFLHYMETTGKVLDEHLKLPLTLSLLIYLWREDSSIVFRITSATMLYLEIFRLCQKRLSNRLEKKGRRDLEEELDKIFFCLGHQAWSLLLEGDLLCLTKMEFKHVKEECQKRSVDVLDFLSTYLYCETEENEDMSEKVFAFLHKTQMEYLAGAYLANSLTFASYRKLSFANINAEVEGKSEWQSLLEVIKYLTGSLAITDNLTAGRISEIFGILEKPSSILYGDFNFWWSFYLETLKNKIAGNEIIDRLPHLDWTLKEKQVISGLKFYHVLNVNLNSLVIDIPIDVDPYDIKELLPILRDIRRKKLGQRRANMPIVPVLTELHFWNHDNYSKSKLSDEFIMTLNPWGHLTNFTGSLGEREVLSYCFKLKVIRVRLNTIDAVRAFKQSLSRIYKSVNTLRMTLGIPFSCQPSDLCDLQFKDTFELTLKGTKDEHKDWIVGVVKQINGRNGCLKLSLLNSEVTYETITYLLEKLRNDIHEKITLDTINKPPEKQVEVLKKLSIKVNTEINWM, from the exons ATGGCCTCGCCTAAGGGATTACCAGGACCTGGTTTTCCAAAAGGATTCAACAAAGATGACTTTATCTTCAGCAAATTATTCAAGTGTGTGAACTTGATTGGACAAAATGTCATGTGTGATGTAGTAAGAGCAATGTATTCACACACATCAATTAAATCTGATGGAGGCACTAAGACTTTGTACCAGTACCTGCAAGACATAGGTTGGAGTAAAAGGactataaaagataaaatcacaaaATTGCATAAAGAACTCTTAGATAAAGACCTAAATGAGGTAGATTTTGATATATCTTTTGCATTTGTCATCATAACAGAAGTATGTAAAGATCTTGCCAATCAGTTGAGTGACGCTGCTAAAAAGGCTGTCGAAGatttgaaaaaaatgagaaataagatTTGCCATAAATATGGTATTGCTTGTGATGAACTTATTCCCATGACTGACAACCTTAAACAacttcttaaagatatatatgaggGCGTAGGTGTTGTTGTTGACAAGGACTTCTCAGATAATACAAAATGTATGGAAGATAACATACAGAGTATTGTTTCTGCTGAATTTTACCAGATGGATTTAGACACTTACCTAGAGGATGTGAAGAAATTTAGAGAAGATTTAAAGTTCCACATGATACACGAAGGAAACGAAGAGTTTCAGTCTTCATACAGCAGATTGCGGATTCTGAATCCATGCATTTGGATGACTGAGGAAGAGGTAGAAAAGACTCCTTTAAGTAAGTATGAAGTGGACACAATCTTTACTCCTTTGAAAATAGAGTCCACCAGAAGAAACATTGAAATAGCAGACATTTTCACTGTTAAAAAAAGAATCAGAGGCGCTGATCAGGAACCATCTGCTCTTTTGATGTATGGATTGGCTGGATGTGGCAAGACTTCTCTATGCCATTATGTAATCCATGGATGGTgcaaaaaggatgaaaatatagTTGGTCTTGATCATTTTGATTTAATCATCTTTGTTGAAGTTCGCAGAGCTCGATCAAAATCACTGATTGAGTTTCTGAAAGAAGAATGTATGGCGAAAACCTGTCAGAAATTTGATTCTGGTGACATAATACCAACTTTGAAGGACCTTGATATTCTTGTGGTCGTAGATGGTTTTGATGAAGCCAAGAAAGGCAAATCTCTAgatcttgtaaaagatattttttgtaaattttgtgaTCAGCGTATCCTTCTAACAACTCGTCCTGAATACAAGGAAGATGCATTTTACATTGCTAAGACTTTTGATGTTTCCTATCTCCCAATCCAGATATGTGGCTTTGATGAGCAGGGTTTAAAAATTTTTTCGGAGAAGGTATTTGGGGCagtggagagagatgagagacgccGCCAGAAAGAACTTCGCGATTTCCTGCATTACATGGAAACTACTGGAAAAGTTTTGGATGAGCACTTGAAGCTTCCTTTAACCCTATCTCTTCTCATATATCTTTGGAGGGAGGATTCCTCAATTGTTTTCAGAATTACTTCAGCTACCATGCTGTATCTCGAAATCTTCAGGCTTTGTCAAAAAAGATTAAGTAATCGGTTAGAGAAAAAGGGCAGAAGAGATCTTGAGGAGGAACTTGATAAGATATTTTTCTGTTTAGGACACCAAGCTTGGTCGCTGCTTCTCGAAGGAGATCTCTTGTGTTTGACAAAGATGGAATTCAAACATGTGAAGGAAGAATGCCAGAAGAGATCAGTTGATGTATTGGACTTTTTATCCACCTATTTGTACTGTGAAACAGAGGAGAATGAGGACATGTCGGAAAAAGTTTTTGCTTTTCTGCATAAAACACAAATGGAATACCTAGCTGGAGCATATTTAGCTAATAGCTTAACTTTTGCCAGCTATAGAAAGCTTTCTTTTGCAAATATTAATGCTGAAGTGGAAGGAAAAAGTGAATGGCAAAGTTTGCTTGAAGTTATCAAGTACTTGACAGGAAGTTTGGCAATTACAGATAATTTGACAGCAGGGAGAATATCAGAAATATTTGGGATACTGGAGAAACCTAGTAGTATTCTGTATGGAGATTTCAACTTTTGGTGGAGTTTTTACTTGGAAACCCTGAAAAATAAGATTGCTGGGAATGAAATTATTGACCGGTTACCTCATTTAGATTGGACTTTGAAAGAGAAACAAGTTATTTCTGGGCTCAAGTTTTACCATGTTCTCAATGTGAATCTGAATTCTCTGGTCATTGACATCCCAATTGATGTTGATCCTTATGATATCAAAGAGTTATTACCTATTCTGAGAGATATAAGAAGAAAGAAGTTAGGACAAAGAAGGGCAAATATGCCAATAGTCCCAGTATTGACTGAATTACACTTTTGGAATCATGACAACTACTCTAAAAGCAAACTGTCAGATGAATTCATTATGACTTTGAACCCCTGGGGTCACCTCACCAATTTCACTGGCAGTTTAGGGGAGCGAGAGGTGTTGAGTTACTGCTTTAAGCTGAAGGTTATTCGCGTTAGGCTGAACACTATTGATGCTGTCAGAGCCTTCAAACAAAGTTTGAGCAGGATTTACAAAAGTGTCAATACGCTTCGTATGACCCTTGGCATTCCTTTCAGCTGCCAACCATCAGATTTGTGCGATTTGCAATTTAAGGACACATTCGAGTTAACGCTGAAGGGAACGAAAGATGAACATAAGGACTGGATAGTAGGAGTGGTGAAGCAAATTAATGGAag aaatggCTGCTTGAAATTGTCCCTGTTGAACTCGGAAGTAACCTATGAGACCATTACCTATCTTCTGGAGAAACTTAGGAATGATATACATGAGAAGATTACACTGGACACAATTAATAAGCCACCTGAAAAGCAAGTGGAAGTGTTGAAAAAATTGTCGATAAAGGTTAACACAGAAATTAATTGG ATGTGA